The Streptomyces sp. NL15-2K genome contains a region encoding:
- a CDS encoding helix-turn-helix transcriptional regulator has protein sequence MGLRANPTYRQRRFGAEVRAMREKVGFTAARAAEVMGMNASHISTVEAGRTGLSADRLQRLAAAVGSEDSTYVDALAELGGASGKGWWTEYRDRVRPSLLDLAELEDGAAEVVCYEPFFVPGLLQTESYASVIHRQGYAKAKAAEHDLAVEFRVARQRILREEKPPRVHAIVHEAALHPSYGDRRVMREQLVRLIELSRLPHVNVQVLPFDGPVPFGTSFTMLLPPVRRLGTVVVAHVERSLYLGDVEALARYTDLFARLREAALPTVDVSVPPEGHLAKDSLGLIQRLLYPLL, from the coding sequence ATGGGGCTCAGGGCGAATCCGACGTATCGACAGCGACGCTTCGGCGCTGAGGTGCGAGCCATGCGCGAGAAGGTTGGGTTCACTGCCGCACGTGCGGCAGAGGTGATGGGGATGAATGCCTCTCACATCAGTACCGTCGAGGCGGGGCGGACCGGTCTGTCCGCAGACAGGTTGCAGCGACTCGCCGCAGCCGTGGGTAGCGAAGACTCCACCTATGTGGACGCGTTGGCCGAGCTAGGTGGCGCGTCGGGCAAGGGATGGTGGACGGAGTACCGGGACCGCGTGCGTCCCTCGCTCCTGGACCTGGCGGAGTTGGAGGACGGTGCGGCCGAAGTCGTCTGCTACGAACCGTTCTTCGTGCCGGGTCTGCTCCAGACTGAGTCGTACGCGTCAGTGATTCACCGCCAGGGGTACGCGAAGGCGAAGGCAGCCGAGCACGATTTGGCGGTTGAGTTCCGAGTCGCCCGTCAGCGAATCCTCCGGGAGGAGAAACCTCCCCGGGTCCACGCCATCGTCCACGAGGCGGCGCTGCATCCGTCGTACGGAGACAGGCGTGTCATGCGTGAACAACTGGTGCGGCTGATCGAACTGTCACGCCTGCCCCACGTCAACGTTCAAGTGCTGCCCTTCGATGGTCCCGTGCCATTCGGAACGTCCTTCACCATGCTTCTGCCACCAGTGAGGCGACTCGGCACGGTGGTCGTCGCACATGTCGAAAGATCCTTGTATCTGGGGGACGTTGAGGCCCTTGCCCGGTACACCGACCTGTTCGCTAGGCTGCGGGAAGCGGCGCTCCCGACTGTGGACGTGTCCGTACCACCTGAGGGACATCTG
- a CDS encoding ABC transporter permease, which produces MLRFLVRRILGAVVILFLLSIVTFLLFFGMPRDPALLMCGKTCDPAQLENIHQVLGLDKPVPEQFWLFLQGLVMGRDDFSQGPCPAPCFGYSFHTNEQVWSTLVDRLPTTLSLTLGGAVCFLILGLGTGLLAAWKRGTLIDKTATAGAMVISSMQIYFLGPLALAVFVYQTQLFDRPAYHEFTADPLAWFTGLIIPWVILSTIFAAQYTRMSRSAMIEQLQEDHVRTARAKGMSRKYVFFRYAWRGSLIPVVTIFGVDLGSLLGGAIITEYTFGLPGLGRLAVDSVVFSDLPLLLGVMLFAAAMILLLNIVVDAAYAFIDPRVRLA; this is translated from the coding sequence ATGTTGCGCTTCCTCGTCCGCCGGATCCTCGGCGCCGTCGTCATCCTCTTCCTGCTGAGCATCGTCACGTTCCTGCTGTTCTTCGGCATGCCACGAGATCCGGCGCTGCTGATGTGCGGCAAGACATGCGATCCGGCGCAGCTCGAGAACATCCACCAAGTGCTCGGCCTCGACAAGCCGGTCCCGGAGCAGTTCTGGCTCTTCCTGCAAGGCCTGGTGATGGGGCGCGACGACTTCTCCCAGGGCCCCTGCCCGGCACCGTGCTTCGGCTACTCGTTCCACACCAACGAGCAGGTGTGGAGCACGCTCGTCGACCGGTTGCCCACCACCCTCTCGCTCACCCTGGGCGGTGCCGTCTGCTTCCTGATCCTCGGCCTCGGCACCGGACTCCTCGCCGCCTGGAAGCGCGGCACGCTGATCGACAAGACGGCGACGGCCGGCGCGATGGTGATCAGCTCGATGCAGATCTATTTCCTCGGCCCGCTGGCACTGGCGGTCTTCGTCTACCAGACCCAGCTGTTCGACCGGCCCGCCTACCACGAGTTCACCGCCGACCCCCTCGCGTGGTTCACCGGGCTGATCATCCCGTGGGTGATCCTGTCGACCATCTTCGCCGCCCAGTACACGCGTATGTCCCGCTCCGCGATGATCGAGCAGCTCCAGGAAGACCACGTGCGCACCGCCCGCGCCAAGGGCATGTCCCGCAAGTACGTCTTCTTCCGCTACGCCTGGCGCGGTTCGCTGATCCCCGTCGTCACCATCTTCGGCGTCGACCTCGGCTCCCTGCTCGGCGGCGCCATCATCACCGAGTACACCTTCGGCCTGCCGGGCCTCGGCCGCCTCGCGGTGGACTCCGTGGTCTTCAGCGACCTGCCGCTGCTGCTCGGCGTGATGCTGTTCGCCGCCGCCATGATCCTGCTGCTCAACATCGTCGTCGACGCCGCGTACGCCTTCATCGACCCGCGCGTGCGGCTGGCCTAG
- a CDS encoding ABC transporter ATP-binding protein, translated as MTTETKEAGAPVPAGADAFLSVRDLHVSFRTEDGVVRAVDGLSFDLAKGRTLGIVGESGSGKSVTNLTVLGLHNPVFTTVEGEILLDGQELTTARESELEKLRGNKVAMIFQDPLTALSPYYTVGRQIAEPYMKHTGASKKAAWERAVEMLGKVGIPNPKQRAKDYPHQFSGGMRQRAMIAMALVCDPDLLIADEPTTALDVTVQAQILDLLKDLQQEFGSAIIFITHDLGVIADMADDIMVMYAGGAIERGTVNEVLRSPQHPYTWGLLNSMPRLDSDLGTPLAPIPGTPPSLLTPPSGCRFHPRCTFQDRVGGARCVNERPLLGPDRASACHLTAEQKRTIFAEEIKPRLG; from the coding sequence GTGACCACTGAGACCAAGGAAGCCGGTGCTCCCGTCCCGGCCGGCGCGGACGCCTTCCTCTCCGTGCGGGACCTGCACGTCAGCTTCAGGACCGAGGACGGTGTCGTACGGGCCGTCGACGGGCTCTCCTTCGACCTGGCCAAGGGCAGGACCCTCGGCATCGTGGGGGAATCGGGCTCCGGCAAGTCCGTCACCAACCTGACCGTCCTCGGGCTGCACAACCCCGTGTTCACCACCGTCGAGGGCGAGATCCTCCTGGACGGCCAGGAGCTGACCACCGCCCGGGAGTCCGAGCTGGAGAAGCTGCGCGGCAACAAGGTCGCCATGATCTTCCAGGACCCGCTCACCGCGCTGTCGCCGTACTACACGGTGGGCCGGCAGATCGCCGAGCCGTACATGAAGCACACCGGCGCCTCCAAGAAGGCGGCCTGGGAGCGTGCGGTGGAGATGCTCGGCAAGGTCGGCATCCCCAACCCGAAGCAGCGGGCCAAGGACTATCCGCACCAGTTCTCCGGCGGTATGCGCCAGCGCGCGATGATCGCGATGGCGCTGGTCTGCGATCCGGACCTGCTGATCGCCGACGAGCCGACGACGGCCCTGGACGTGACGGTCCAGGCCCAGATCCTGGACCTGTTGAAGGACCTGCAACAGGAGTTCGGCTCGGCGATCATCTTCATCACGCACGACCTCGGGGTCATCGCCGACATGGCCGACGACATCATGGTGATGTACGCGGGCGGCGCGATCGAACGCGGCACGGTGAACGAGGTCCTGCGCTCGCCCCAGCATCCGTACACCTGGGGGCTGTTGAACTCCATGCCCCGCCTGGACTCGGACCTCGGCACCCCGCTCGCCCCGATCCCCGGCACCCCGCCGTCACTGCTCACCCCGCCCTCCGGCTGCCGCTTCCACCCCCGCTGCACCTTCCAGGACCGGGTCGGCGGCGCCCGCTGCGTGAACGAGCGCCCGCTGCTGGGGCCGGACCGCGCCTCGGCGTGCCATCTCACGGCGGAACAGAAGCGGACCATCTTCGCGGAAGAGATCAAGCCCCGACTGGGGTAG
- a CDS encoding ABC transporter permease, with amino-acid sequence MTSPIDIEGGGTPVVVDGEPEPKNKTEDRRLVGRSPGQLMWIRFKRDRTGVISACVVVFVFALGLLAPVISKLYGKDPYTVYADERPELFDSAGVPLQPNGGISGEFWFGLEPGNGYDVFTKLIYGIRNSLMISVAVTIAVMVTGIILGVASGYIGGKTDWFIGRLIDFLLAFPSQLFFIASMPVVVSLFVSPGDETPTYVRVVAIISVLWFLGWMSLARILRGTTLALREREFIEAAKVSGASPWRIIRKEILPNVVTPILVQATYLLPNFVTIEAALSFLGVGIVEPTPDWGQMFAKASTELVMQNDITYMFFPGFSMIVFIVAFNLLGDSVRDAFDPKTAR; translated from the coding sequence GTGACAAGTCCTATCGACATTGAGGGCGGCGGGACGCCGGTCGTCGTCGACGGCGAACCGGAGCCGAAGAACAAGACCGAGGACCGGCGGTTAGTGGGCCGGTCTCCCGGCCAACTGATGTGGATCCGCTTCAAGCGCGACCGCACGGGCGTGATCTCGGCCTGCGTGGTCGTCTTCGTCTTCGCGCTCGGACTGCTCGCCCCGGTGATCTCCAAGCTGTACGGCAAGGACCCGTACACGGTGTACGCCGACGAGCGCCCCGAGCTCTTCGACAGCGCGGGGGTGCCGCTGCAGCCCAACGGCGGTATCAGCGGGGAGTTCTGGTTCGGTCTGGAGCCGGGCAACGGCTACGACGTCTTCACCAAGCTGATCTACGGCATCCGGAACTCGCTGATGATCTCCGTCGCGGTGACGATCGCCGTCATGGTCACCGGCATCATCCTCGGCGTCGCCTCCGGCTACATCGGCGGCAAGACCGACTGGTTCATCGGCCGGCTGATCGACTTCCTCCTCGCCTTCCCCTCGCAGCTGTTCTTCATCGCGAGCATGCCGGTCGTGGTCTCGCTCTTCGTGAGCCCCGGCGACGAGACACCGACGTACGTCCGGGTCGTCGCCATCATCTCCGTGCTGTGGTTCCTGGGCTGGATGAGCCTCGCGCGGATCCTGCGCGGCACCACGCTCGCCCTCAGGGAACGGGAGTTCATCGAGGCGGCCAAGGTGAGCGGGGCATCGCCCTGGCGGATCATCCGCAAGGAGATCCTGCCGAACGTGGTCACGCCGATCCTCGTGCAGGCCACCTACCTGCTGCCCAACTTCGTGACCATCGAGGCCGCTCTGTCCTTCCTGGGCGTCGGCATCGTCGAACCGACGCCGGACTGGGGGCAGATGTTCGCCAAGGCCTCGACCGAGCTCGTGATGCAGAACGACATCACCTACATGTTCTTCCCGGGCTTCTCGATGATCGTCTTCATCGTCGCGTTCAACCTGCTCGGGGACTCGGTCAGGGACGCCTTCGATCCCAAGACGGCGCGCTGA
- a CDS encoding ABC transporter substrate-binding protein, which translates to MSRGGRRIHAALSLLAAGALVLTGCSEGGSKNGTNDKKDQENAQRQQTTIEFGDAAASTGPAPDVPGAKPGGTISVLARDSYAHLDPAQIYVQDEMAVSQLLHRGLTGYKATSDDGSKHVLVGDLATDAGTTSDGGKTWKFTLKDGIKFADGSPITATDVRHTFERLFAPFINQGPSYVQQWLADTSGATYRKLLEGGPYKGKHLPDSVLETPDSKTVVFHFKNPHPDLPYALAMAGYSVVSQKADTREKYDRAPMVTGPYKIQSFKSGKSMVLVKNTNWDPKTDPLRHQYVDRFNITFNVQYEQSTKALLADNGTDRTAVSFSNQVDAGNLSKVLRDPNMKSRTVSGFQPYVGQVNINMSHPELKDKKIREAIAHALPVTPFVRAYGGTEAMEVAGGILSPTVSGYDPNFDPFGKKKKPAGDPAKAKKLLEEAGKVGMKLTFGYINIPEGQQYSTAMAAGLEKAGFDVQRQEIPAETFYDEVSKLDNEFDIFHTAWGADWPSASTVIPPLYDGRVIAEGAQNYSQVNDPHVNSEIDRINKITDPAKAAAEWEKLDKYLLTEVVNVVPTAYYKQVQIAGSKIGGLVYDDVINGVDPRRLYVK; encoded by the coding sequence ATGAGTAGGGGCGGACGCCGCATTCACGCCGCACTCTCACTGCTCGCGGCCGGGGCTCTCGTGCTCACGGGCTGCAGCGAGGGTGGCAGCAAGAACGGCACGAACGACAAGAAGGACCAGGAGAACGCCCAACGGCAGCAGACGACCATCGAGTTCGGTGACGCCGCGGCCTCCACCGGGCCCGCGCCGGACGTTCCCGGCGCCAAACCGGGCGGCACCATCTCGGTGCTGGCCCGCGACAGTTACGCCCACCTCGACCCGGCGCAGATCTACGTCCAGGACGAGATGGCGGTCTCGCAGTTACTGCACAGAGGGCTCACCGGCTACAAGGCCACCAGCGATGACGGCTCCAAGCACGTCCTCGTCGGCGACCTCGCCACCGACGCCGGCACCACCTCGGACGGCGGCAAGACCTGGAAGTTCACGCTCAAGGACGGCATCAAGTTCGCGGACGGCTCCCCGATCACCGCCACGGACGTCCGCCACACCTTCGAGCGCCTCTTCGCGCCGTTCATCAACCAAGGCCCGTCCTACGTCCAGCAGTGGCTGGCCGACACCTCCGGCGCCACCTACCGCAAGCTGCTGGAGGGCGGCCCCTACAAGGGCAAGCACCTGCCGGACAGTGTCCTGGAGACGCCGGACAGCAAGACGGTCGTCTTCCACTTCAAGAACCCCCACCCCGACCTGCCGTACGCGCTGGCCATGGCCGGCTACTCCGTGGTCTCCCAGAAGGCCGACACCAGGGAGAAGTACGACCGGGCGCCGATGGTGACCGGCCCGTACAAGATCCAGTCGTTCAAGTCCGGCAAGTCGATGGTGCTCGTCAAGAACACCAACTGGGACCCGAAGACCGACCCGCTGCGCCACCAGTACGTGGACCGGTTCAACATCACCTTCAACGTCCAGTACGAGCAGTCGACCAAGGCGCTCCTCGCGGACAACGGCACCGACCGGACCGCCGTCAGCTTCAGCAACCAGGTCGACGCGGGCAACCTGTCCAAGGTCCTCAGGGACCCGAACATGAAGTCCCGGACCGTCAGCGGCTTCCAGCCGTACGTCGGCCAGGTCAACATCAACATGAGCCACCCGGAGCTGAAGGACAAGAAGATCCGCGAGGCCATCGCCCACGCCCTGCCGGTGACGCCGTTCGTCCGCGCCTACGGCGGCACCGAGGCCATGGAGGTCGCCGGCGGCATCCTCAGCCCGACCGTCAGCGGCTACGACCCGAACTTCGACCCGTTCGGCAAGAAGAAGAAGCCCGCCGGTGACCCGGCCAAGGCCAAGAAGCTCCTGGAGGAGGCCGGCAAGGTCGGCATGAAGCTGACCTTCGGCTACATCAACATCCCCGAGGGCCAGCAGTACTCCACCGCCATGGCGGCGGGCCTGGAGAAGGCCGGCTTCGACGTGCAGCGCCAGGAGATCCCGGCCGAGACCTTCTACGACGAGGTCAGCAAGCTGGACAACGAGTTCGACATCTTCCACACCGCGTGGGGCGCCGACTGGCCGTCCGCCTCGACCGTGATCCCGCCGCTGTACGACGGTCGCGTGATCGCCGAGGGCGCGCAGAACTACTCGCAGGTCAACGACCCGCACGTGAACTCGGAGATCGACCGCATCAACAAGATCACCGACCCGGCGAAGGCCGCCGCGGAGTGGGAGAAGCTCGACAAGTACCTCCTCACGGAGGTCGTGAACGTCGTCCCGACCGCGTACTACAAGCAGGTCCAGATCGCCGGCTCCAAGATCGGCGGCCTGGTCTACGACGACGTGATCAACGGCGTCGACCCGCGTCGCCTGTACGTCAAGTAA
- a CDS encoding dipeptide ABC transporter ATP-binding protein: protein MKEDLVLPAPREAAAPAAGDPLLVVEGLTKHFPVKGGFPIRRTVGAVQAVDGIDLTVHVGESFGLVGESGCGKSTTGRLITRLLEPTAGTISYRGQDISHASRKQLAPIRSEIQMIFQDPYSSLNPRQTVGKIISGPMEINDINPEGGREKRVRELLEIVGLNPEHYNRFPHEFSGGQRQRIGVARALALEPKLIVADEPVSALDVSIQAQVVNLLQKVQQELGIAFLFIAHDLAVVRHFSQRVAVMYLGKIIELGDRDSIYTRPRHPYTHALLSAVPEVSLEDGDTGRRERIRLAGDVPSPISPPSGCRFRTRCWKAQDKCATEEPPLIQLSGNHDGHLTACHFPEEPTIEGRDEDIVLDPALAALEDDS from the coding sequence ATGAAAGAGGACCTCGTCCTCCCCGCCCCGCGCGAGGCCGCCGCCCCCGCAGCCGGCGATCCGCTGCTGGTGGTGGAGGGCCTCACCAAGCACTTCCCGGTCAAGGGCGGCTTCCCGATCCGGCGGACCGTCGGTGCCGTGCAGGCCGTCGACGGCATCGACCTCACCGTGCACGTCGGGGAGAGCTTCGGCCTGGTGGGGGAGTCGGGCTGCGGCAAGTCGACCACGGGTCGGCTGATCACGCGGCTCCTGGAGCCGACGGCCGGCACGATCTCGTACCGCGGCCAGGACATCAGCCACGCCTCGCGCAAGCAGCTGGCGCCGATCAGGTCCGAGATCCAGATGATCTTCCAGGACCCGTACTCCTCGCTGAACCCGCGGCAGACGGTCGGCAAGATCATCTCGGGTCCGATGGAGATCAACGACATCAACCCGGAGGGCGGCCGCGAGAAACGCGTCCGCGAACTACTGGAGATCGTCGGCCTCAACCCCGAGCACTACAACCGCTTCCCGCACGAGTTCTCCGGCGGCCAGCGTCAGCGCATCGGCGTGGCCCGCGCGTTGGCCCTGGAGCCGAAGCTGATCGTGGCGGACGAACCGGTCTCGGCCCTCGACGTCTCGATCCAGGCCCAGGTCGTGAACCTGCTGCAGAAGGTCCAGCAGGAACTGGGCATCGCGTTCCTCTTCATCGCCCACGACCTGGCAGTGGTCCGCCACTTCTCCCAGCGCGTGGCGGTGATGTACCTCGGCAAGATCATCGAGCTCGGCGACCGCGACTCCATCTACACCCGCCCCCGGCACCCCTACACCCACGCCCTGCTGTCCGCCGTACCCGAGGTGAGCCTCGAGGACGGGGACACGGGCCGGCGCGAGCGCATCCGCCTCGCCGGGGACGTCCCCTCACCGATCTCCCCGCCCTCCGGCTGCCGCTTCCGCACCCGCTGCTGGAAGGCACAGGACAAGTGCGCGACGGAGGAACCACCCCTGATCCAGCTCTCCGGCAACCACGACGGCCACCTGACGGCCTGCCACTTCCCGGAGGAGCCGACGATCGAGGGGCGGGACGAGGACATCGTGCTGGATCCGGCGTTGGCGGCGTTGGAGGATGACTCCTGA
- a CDS encoding ATP-binding protein: MRTPESPTSLWTYGLSIPHDPRAVRVVRATIRSILAAAKLNCIVDTVELLVSEVVTNAYHHSPVESCVSMERTPEDFRVTVWDHAPGTPAPRAPAADDERGRGLGIVEACADEWGVRDYPYGKAVWFSVTPKGEEA, translated from the coding sequence ATGCGCACGCCCGAATCCCCCACCTCCCTCTGGACCTACGGCCTGTCCATCCCCCACGACCCCCGCGCCGTCCGCGTGGTCCGGGCCACGATCCGCAGCATCCTCGCCGCCGCGAAGCTCAACTGCATCGTCGACACGGTCGAGTTGCTGGTGTCGGAAGTCGTCACCAACGCGTACCACCACTCCCCCGTGGAGTCCTGCGTCAGCATGGAGCGCACCCCGGAAGACTTCCGGGTCACCGTGTGGGACCACGCTCCCGGCACACCTGCGCCCCGCGCGCCGGCCGCCGACGACGAGCGCGGACGCGGGCTCGGCATCGTCGAGGCATGCGCCGACGAGTGGGGCGTACGGGATTATCCGTACGGCAAAGCGGTGTGGTTCAGCGTCACACCGAAGGGAGAGGAGGCATGA